TTTACCGGCAAAATAAAGCTGTAGTTCAGTTGAAGAGGAGGACGGGAAATGAAAAAGGCAATGCTGACATTATCGGTTGCAGGCGCTCTTATGTTTAGTGTGGTACCCGCTGCATCAGCGGTGGGCAATGGTCCGGGTTACGGTGGAAATGAAACGATCAACACCTCGATTTTGACAACATACGAGGAAATGGCGGATTTTCTGCAGAAGCAGGATGCCAAGCAGGCGCATATGGAACTTGAAGTCATCGGTCAAAGTGTAAAAGGGCGCGATTTGTATCTGGCTAAATACATAAGCGATCCGGACAATCCAACCATCCTTTTTCTGACCCAGCAGCACGGCAATGAGCAGCTGACAACAGAAGGGGCCCTGGAATTCATCAAGCATCTCGGTACAAGTAAGACAAAAGGCATTCTTGATAACGTGAACGTACTGATCGTGCCAATGCTGAATCCGGACGGCGCAATGGGGGATGTGAATTTTTCACTTGATGATTACATTGCCAAAGGAGATCGTCACCTGACACGCTATAACGCAAATGAAGAAGACTTGAACCGGGATCACGTCGCAAAAACACAGCCGGAAATTCAGGCGCTTCACACTAACGTACTGGGCGCTTTCGATATCGATTATATGATCGACCTGCACCATCAGGGGGCTTGGAGTGAACGGGACGGGGAACTTGTCTCGGGATCGATTCTCTACCCGACTACACCGAATGTGGATCCGGATGTCCTCTTGGGATCGAAACAATTAGGAAGCGTTGTGTTTAACGCAGTAGATTCGACTGGCTGGGGACACCTAGGAAAGTACGGAGGCGGAGATGCTGAAACAATCAGCCGCAATGGACTTGCAGTTGAATATGGCATTTCAACACTTCTGTTCGAAATGCGCGGCATGTCAGACCATTATTATGAGCCATACGTCCTTGGCCAGAAAAGCAATGGTTACCTCATCAAGCAGACGGTTACGACATTGGATGCCGCCGTACGGGCAATCTCAGACGGTTCGATCGAACAGGCGGATGTTTCATTTTGGGATACATTGGCAGTACAGCAGTGGCGCGATACAGAATAATAAACAGCAAAAAGAGCGCCTCGGCGCTCTTTTTCTTATTCCATGACGTCTTCCGGCCGCCAGCCATTCTTCAATTCCCGAATGGATAAGCCATATGTCAGTTCAAGATGCGGGTAGTCTTTGAACCGGCGCCAATCACCGCCCCATTCAAAGCCGAGATCTTTGCCGATCGCCGCCACTTCGAACCAGTCAGGTTCCCCGTTGGCATTGGCATCCCGTTCGAGATCCCAGGAAATATCTCCATCTTCCTCCAATAGAGCAAAATCGATTGCCAGGCCGTAATTATGATAAGAGCCGCCGCCTTCAACTTGTGTCACAATCGAGCCTTCAGTGGTGCGGCCCTGTGCGTATAATTCATTTTGCCGTTCAGCAGAACGGAACCCTTCTGTCACGACGGCGTCGATGCCGATCGCCGCTGCCCGCCGGATCAGTTCATCGCTTTTCTCCGCCACTTCCGGGTGCAGCGCTGTCGGGAGTGGCCGGGCGCGCAGTTCTTCACGGAACGCAAGCTCCCGCTGAATCCAGACGGCCAACACAAGTACAATAGCTGCAATGAGGAGCCAGAGGGCTAATTTTTTCCATTTCACGTGCATTCCCCTCCAATGCGTTCAGTGTAGCAGAAACTGCAAAAAGAGCGTAAACAGACGTCTTCGATTATAATGGTGAGCGGAAGGAGCGGATTGGAATGGTATTGGAATTGATGAAAACCCACGCATCCGTGCGTGATTATGAGGATAAGCAATTGACGCGTGAAGAAGTGGCAGAGCTGATTGAAGCGGCCCAGCATGCGGCAAGTTCGCATTTTGTTCAGGCATATTCAGTCGTCTGGGTGACAGACGAGAAGAAGCGCCAGCAGCTTGCGGAGTTATCCAAGAATCCGAAACAAATGCTCGGAGCAGGCGCGGTGTTCCTGATTTGCGTGGATTACAATCGCCTGAAACATGCGGGTGAACTGAACGGGGTCGACATATCGTTCGATTACGCGGAAAATATGCTGGTCGGCGTAACGGATGCCGGCCTGTTTGCACAGAACCTTGCACTGGCCGCCGAGTCACAAGGCTATGGCATCTGCTATATCGGCGGCGTGCGCAATAATATCGAAGCGATCAGTGAACTGACGGAACTGCCGGAAGGTGTATTTCCGGTATACGGGCTCACAGTCGGCGTGCCGGCCACACGCAATGAAGTGAAGCCACGCCTGCCGGTTGAAGCAATTCTCCATGAAAACGCGTACGACGAAGACAAGTACGAAGAGATTCTGCCTGCCTATGATGAAACCATCCAAGCGTATTACGGCAGCAGAAGCGCCAACCAGAAATCGGATACCTGGACTGCCCAGATGGCTTCATTTTTAAGCAAGCCCCGGCGGCCGCATATCCGGGAGTTTCTTGCCAAAAAAGGTTTTTTATTCAAATAAAGAAACGTTTCCCTGCTTTTGTTCGTATAATGGAGTAAAGAGGGGGAATCGGAATGAGGAAACGGATGGGCATGCTGGTGCTGGCCGCCGGACTCGCTGCCTGCAGTAATGAAGAAGCCGCAGGCGGACTGATGATTGAACCGAAGGAACTGGATCAGGACGAACAGGCGCTGGTCGCGTCGATGCCAGTGGATGTCTTCCAGGCTTATGAACTGAATGGACCGCTTCCAGAAGATGCTGTAATTAAGCTAGTACTGGAGCATTACGTGAATGGTGAAGAAATGGACCCTGTTTTAATGGCCCATTTTTCGGGGGCAGAAGAATTGAATGATGCCCTGGTAAGTTTCGCAAAATCTCCGGATATTGAAGGGAACACGGTATTCGTCGGAGGCGGACCGAGCGGGAACGTAATGACGATCATGGAAACTGGAATGAACACCGGCGGCGCAACGTTCGGTGACTTTGTTACAGGGGAAATGGTTCTGCAACTGGAAGAGCCGGCATATACCGGCTATTATGCGATGGAAAGCGGCAACCGGATCGACGCGGGGAGTTTTCTGACAGAGAGCAATGAACTGGCCTTGCCGGCGATTCAACAATTCGAACATTTCTATGCAATGACAGTAACGATTACAGAGGAGGCGCCTTAATGAAAATCGCCCTTTTTGGCGCAACCGGGCGCACCGGCAGTGAAATTCTCCGTCGGGCACTCGCGGACGGCCATGATGTGACGGTATTGGTCCGTCAGCCGGTTGCAGAGCGGGCGCGGCTGACGGTGATTGAAGGCGACGTCCGGACAGAAGCGGATATCAAGAAAACAATAGCCGGTGCAGATGCAGTCATAAGCGCGCTCGGCACGGACAGGAAAACCATGCTGACAGATGCGATGCCATTAATCATTGAAGCGATGAAAGAGCAGGGCATCAAACGGATCATAACGATCGGGACAGCCGGCATTCTGAACAGCCGGCTCACGCCTGGTGTCTTGCGGTATCAGGGAGGCGACTCGAAGCGCCGGTCGACGTTCGCGGCGGAGGAGCACGAAAAAGCGTTCCGGCTACTCGAGGCTTCGGAACTGGATTGGACGGTCATCTGTCCCACTTATCTGCCGGAAGGGGAAGCGTGCGGCAAGTATAGGACAGAACGGGATTTTCTGCCGGAAGGCGGCAAGGAAATCACGACAGGGGATACAGCGCAATTTGCCTACCGTGAGCTGTTCAACCGGAAATTTGTGAAAAGCCGTGCGGGAATCGCCTATTGATGAGATGAACGCAAAAAGGCTGGCCTCCAACGTGGAAGCCAGCCTTTTTACGTTTATGCCGTCACATCCCGGGTTGAGAACGTCCAGTAGCTGACAGCCATGAATACAAGAAAGTAAACAGCCAGCACGATAAGTGACAAAGTGATCGTAATGTCCGGCACAAGCTGTCCCTCTGTGTAAAATTGCGTAAGGTCCGTATGGGTGAACAAATAATACTTCACGATTTCGAACCGGCTCAGCAGGAACACGCCCTGCACACCGACGAACATGAGGAAGATGGACAGTCCGATGGCCAGCGAACTGACCGGAAAACCTTCCTAAGTATAAAGGCGGGCGTGGAAATTACAGAATTGCCTGAGCTGGAAGCCCACTGCTTCAGTGATGGGAGTGTCAGCTGCTTTCCTAAATTCGTTCTTGTCCGACTTAACGGGGCTGCGCCGTGAAAGTTTCACTTAAATTCCCATGAAGAGGCATATCGGCATAAAAATGCGGGAAAATAAGAAAAAGGATGGAGGGATTAAGATGAAAGACTTGAGCAATGAAGAACAGATTCTGATTGCGTATTACGTTCAGTATTACCGTGGTGCCTCTGCAGAAGAGATTGAAAAGCTTCACGAGCAGCTCCGGAATGAAATTGGGGAAGAAACGTATGACAAGGCATTACAGAAACTGAAAGACCGGGGAAGGGTGAGTGGTCTTGAAAAAGTGAAAGAGAACAATGAGAACGGCACACCGATCCCGATGGCGACAAACGACGGCATTCTAGCGATCAATACATTATTTGAAATCACGTCGGATTCAGCTGAGGAAAGCCAGCTGTACTATTTGGAGAACAACCTGAAAACAAGCGGCTTTCAGTTTACACTGAATCCGGTCAAACAGTATGTGGAGGAAGCCTTCCGGAAAGAAGCGGAAAAAGAACCGAATCAGAACCGTCCATGACTGTCGGACCACCATCCGACAGTTTTTTCATGCCATGAATCTTGTGTTCATGGTATTTTTTCTTTTTGGTGGAATGCATTCGGCTGTGATTTGCCTAAAGAAGAGGGACACAGAAGGCTTAAAGAGCGTTCCAGGGATCTTAAAGTGCATTCGGCTATTCTTAACATTCATTCAGTTCCCCTTAAAACGCACTCGACAGCGCTTAAAGTTATTTCAACCGTGTTTAGTCGCCACTCAGTCTTAATTCCAGTACAAGTCCTAAAAAGTTATCATGACGTACCAGCAGTTTCCCTGGAATTTAACGTTTGCATTTTTCTTCCTTGTCCTTCTGTCACTCATACAGAATTATGTGATAATATTAAATGGAAGCGATTTCATCAGGAGGGATGGGAATGACAATTTTGCGTCAAACAGTAGGGGAAGTATTGCGGGCACAGGCAGCGAAACATCCGGATACGGAAGCGTATGTGTATCCGGAACATGGCATCCGGAAAACGTATAAGGAATTCGATGCGGAAACGGACGACCTTGCAAAAGCCTTCATGGGAATCGGCATTGAAAAGGGTGAGCATGTCGCCATCTGGTCCGACAATAAGCGGGAGTGGCTTTTGAGCCAATATGCAACCGGGAAAATGGGCGGTGTACTTGTCACGGTCAATACGAACTATCAGGCGGCCGAACTCGAGTATTTGCTGAAGCAGTCAGATGCCACGACACTTGTGCTCGGGGAGGAGTTTAAAGGGACAAATTACATAGATGTACTGAATGAAGTCGTGCCTGAACTGGCTTCCGCGGAAAAAGGGAGCATCGCCAGCAGCAAGCTCCCGCATTTGAAGCGGGTTATTGTGATGAGTGAAAATTCATATCCGGGCATTTACACGTGGTCTGAATTTGCAGCATTTGCGGATTGGATGACGGATACGCAATTAGAGGAACGGTTCAATTCCATGGATCCGGATGATGTCATCAATATCCAGTACACGTCCGGCACAACCGGTTTTCCGAAAGGAGTCATGCTGACTCATGTGAACGTCGTCAACAACGGTCGGCTCGTCGGCGATTATATGCGGCTCACTGAAAAAGACCGGCTGTGCATCCCTGTCCCGCTTTTCCACTGCTTCGGCTGTGTGCTCGGGACGCTTGCGGCGGTCACTCATTCCACGACAATGGTGCTGATCGAGCAATTCGATCCGAAAAAAGTGCTGCAGATGGTGCAGGATGAAAAATGTACGGGACTTCACGGTGTGCCGACAATGTTCATTGCTGAACTGAATCATCCGGAATACGACACGTTCGATACATCCACACTCCGCACAGGTATCATGGCCGGCTCTCCTTGTCCAATCGAAGTAATGAAGAAAGTGATCGACGATATGGGTGCATCAGAGATTACAATCGCCTATGGACTGACAGAGTCGTCACCTGTCATCACGCAAACCAGTGCGGATGATCCAATCGAAAAACGGGTCGCGACTGTCGGCAAACCCCACCCGGATGTCGAAGTGAAAATCATCGATCCGGCAACCGGTGAACAAGTGAAACAGGGAACGCCGGGCGAGCTGTGCACCCGCGGCTATTTAGTCATGAAAGGCTATTATAAAAATGAAGAAGCGACACGCCAAGCGATCGATCGGGATGGCTGGCTTCACTCCGGGGATATTGCAGTGGAAGATGAAGACGGCTACATCGCGGTCACTGGCCGGATCAAAGACATGGTCATCCGCGGAGGCGAGAATATTTACCCGCGTGAAGTGGAGGAATTCCTGTATCAGCATCCGGCTGTGCAAGATGTGCAGGTGATTGGCGTTCCGGATGAAAAGTATGGGGAAGAATTGATGGCCTGGATCATTCTGAAAGATGGGCAGCAACTGACTGCCGAAGAATTGAAAGGTTATTGCAAGGGGAAAATCTCTCATCATAAAATCCCGAAATATGTGGAGTTCACAGACGCGTATCCAATGACCGCATCTGGAAAGATCCAGAAGTTCAAACTTCGGGAGCAATCCGTTGAACTGAGTGGAAAGATATGAATGGCTGTATTTAAATCAGGTTGTCTGATATTGATACATTTTGGAAGCAGCAGAATATTCTGCAGCTTTTTTATGTTTATGTTTCATTAACTGGGGAAATACTCATAATGTGACTTAAAAACCTTTAATTCAGGACAATTGCTCAGGAAAACGGGAATTTACCTAAAAGAAGGAGAGATTGGATTATGGCAGAAAAAGTGAAATTAGCCGTTATTTATTACAGCTCTACGGGCACGAACTATCAGTTTGCCCAGTGGGCGAAAGAAGCGGGAGAAGCAGCCGGTGCGGAAGTCAAACTTGTAAAAGTGCCGGAACTGGCACCGCTATCTGCAATTGAAGCAAACCCGGCTTGGCATGCGCATTATAAAGCGACTGTTGATGTTCCGACAGCGACAATCGATGATATGGTGGAAGCAGACGGACTTATTTTCAGCGTACCAACCCGGTTCGGCGTCATGGCTTCGCAGATGAAGCAGTATTTTGACACAGCGGGCGGCGCTTGGGGACAAGGAAAATTGGCCAACAAGGTCGTAAGTGCGATGACTTCTGCACAAAACCCGCATGGCGGACAGGAAGCGACAATTCTGTCCCTTTACACAGTCATGCATCACTGGGGAGCAATCATCGCAGCACCTGGCTACACCGACCCTGCACTTTTTGCAGCAGGCGGTAACCCGTACGGCACAAGTGCAAGTATCAGCCAAGATGGTGAGATCATCGGAGCGGACGCAGTGAAGGAAGCTGTAGGCATCCAGGCACGCCGCACAGTAGAAGTGGCCGGCTGGGTGAAAAAGGGTCTGAACGGATAAAAAATTCAATGGGAAAGCAGATGGGGAACTTCTTTCCTCATCTGTTTTTTTATTTAGACACAAAGGAGTGAAACAGGCATGGAGTTCTGGCTGAGTGCGGTATTCGTAATCGGTCTGATGGTGATTCACTTGCTTGCAAAGAACATGAAATTCCTTAGCGTCGAGCCGCGCAGCCGGTTCTTGTCAGTTGCGGGTGGTATCTCGGTGGCATACGTTTTCCTCCATCTGTTGCCGGAACTTGGTGAATTCCAGGAACATTTAAGGGGTACAATAGAAAATGAGTTCTGGCAGTTTTTTGAAGATCACATTTATCTGGTGGCAATGCTGGGGCTGGCTCTTTTTTACGGATTGGAACAAATGGTAAAGAAGTCGAAACGGCAGAACGATGAAGCAGATAAACGAAAAGCAACGGCAGAAGTATTTTGGATACATATCTCCTCATTTGCTCTTTATAATGGACTGATCGGCTATTTGCTGATCCGTGAAGAATTTGCCGATGGATGGGGGAAAACGTTTTTCTTCATCGCGATGGGTGTTCATTTTATCACAAATGATCGGGGACTCCGGGCAACCCACAAAGAAGACTACGATAAATTTGGACGCTGGCTGCTGACAGCGGCTGTCTTTATCGGCTGGTTGATCGGTGTGTTCACAGAAGTGAGCGAGCTGCTGATTTCATTCCTCGTCGCCTTCCTGGCGGGAAGTGTGATACTGAACGTCATGAAAGAAGAACTGCCGGATGAGCGGGCGAGCAGTTTCAGTGCGTTTTTCATGGGCCTTACCGCTTATTCGTTCTTATTGTTTCTGTTCTGAATAGAAAACAGCGATCCGCACAGGGGTCGCTGTTTTAAAATTTCTTGCCTTTTGGATTTCTTAATGTGCTGCCTGTCCAATTTTTCTTTCGCATGTAAGCGTAGAGGGAAACAGTTGTCAGCACAATGACAGCAATGGCGAGCAAATAACCATATTGCCATTTCAACTCCGGCATTATCTCGAAGTTCATGCCCCATAGAGCGCCCCAAGCGGCAAGCGGCGTGAACAGCATCGTAATAATGGTCAGCGTTTTAAAGATTTCATTGCCGCGATAGGAAGAGAGTACATTCTCCAGATCTGTCATCTGCTGGATTTCATCGTCATACTGATTGATGATTTCAAAGCAGCGATCGATTCGACGGTATGTCCGTTTATAATGGATGCCATCGGCGACTGAATCACCAAACGCTTCCTGCAGCGCATCACGTGCTTCCATAATGGGGATCATCAGATTCTTCCAAACAATAATCTCGTGCCGGTTTTGAATGATCCGATCCAGCACACTTTCGTCGTTTTTCTCCTTGAGCTGCCAGAGTAACTGGTGCATCCGGTCTTCGAAAGCATCAATATCCTGAAGAAAGGAAGTGACAGTTTCGCCGAGCAAGACCATAAATCCTTCAATGGCGGTCTCTGCGTGCTGAAGTTTTTTCGTGACTTGTTGTTCAGTGAGCCGGTACAAGAGTGAGAAATCAACCAGATTCGAGACAAGCAGGTCCTGTGTTAAGCAGTAATGAAAGATGGTTTTATCCTGCTGTTCTTCCATGTTCTGATGATAGATTACCGACCCCCAGATGGCTTCCCGCCCTTCTTCTGTCGTCTCCATCCCCAAATTATTGTTTCGGTCCGGCGAAAGCGATGAAAGCCAATCGACGCATGTATCCGGAAGTCCTGAAAGTGAAGAGCCATCTTCTCCTGCTGCCAGGTCGATGTGGACCCATTGCCATTTGCCATTATTAAAAATGTTTTTTTTCATCTGCCAGCCTCCTGTTTCGCTAGCTTTATTCTATAGAACTTCCCGATTTCTATGCAAGCTTAACGAGAACTTACAGTAAAAGACTAGTTGTTTAAGAATGTGAATGCAAATTAAATCGGAACAGAAAGTCGGGAACCGACCGCATTGAAATAAGAAGCTTCCAACTTTCTCTTACCTAGTCGTCTCATACAGCTGAACGCGTATGATAAAATAATCCTTAAAGGAGGGGACGGAATGCGAATCACACGCGCAGTACTATATGCAGTAAAGTATCCGCTTCGGGAACCATTTATCATTTCATACGCGACATATCCTGATATGCCTGCAGTCGTTCTGCAGCTCGAGACCGACAGCGGCCTGACCGGATATGGAGAAGCCGTGCCGGATGAACATGTAACAGGTGAGTATTACTCGGCGGCGTTCACAGTGCTGAGAGAGGTGCTTCTGCCTGGCCTGATGGGCATGAGCCCGTTCGCTATCGAAATGATCCATCATAAAATGGATTCACTGCTTGGAGGCAATCCGGCTGCAAAAGCGGCTATTGATATCGCCTGTTATGACCTGATGGGAAAAGCGACAGGCCAGCCGGTATACAATCTCATTGGCGGAAAAGCGAAAGAAGAGCTCACTTATCCGAAAGTGCTTAGCATTGAAGCACCGGCTGTTATGGCGAAAAAAGCACAGCAGGCACAGGAAGCCGGCTATGCGTCGCTGAAACTTAAAGTGGGACAAGGTAAACCACAGGAGGATGTGGAACGTATTCTGGCGGTCCGGCAGGCAATCGGTCCTGATTTCCCAATCCGGGTGGATGTCAATCAGGGGTGGAAAACAACAGGAGTTGCCGCTGCTGCCATCCGGCAGCTTGAAGCAGCGAATATTGCCTGGGTGGAGCAGCCGATTCGCCAGGGGGATATTCGGGGGCTTGCAGAAATCCGTACAAAAACGTCTGTCCCCATCATGGCGGATGAAACGTTGCAGACCATGCATGATCTCTTGGAAATCATCGGTCAGCGGGCGGCTGATTCTGTGAATATCAAGTTAATGAAATGCGGCGGTATTTTCCCGGCTATGGCCATGTCAAAGACGGCAGAGGCTGCAGGCATCACTTGTCAAATCGGTTCGATGGTCGAGTCATCCATCGGTTCAGCAGCAGGTTATCATGTAGCCATTTCCCGAAAGAACATCGAAAGCACAGAGCTGACAGGCCCGCTCTTGTTTACAGAAGAGATTGGCAATCTGCGTTACGGACTCCCGTTCGTTCATCTGTCGGACC
Above is a genomic segment from Planococcus lenghuensis containing:
- a CDS encoding M14 family zinc carboxypeptidase gives rise to the protein MKKAMLTLSVAGALMFSVVPAASAVGNGPGYGGNETINTSILTTYEEMADFLQKQDAKQAHMELEVIGQSVKGRDLYLAKYISDPDNPTILFLTQQHGNEQLTTEGALEFIKHLGTSKTKGILDNVNVLIVPMLNPDGAMGDVNFSLDDYIAKGDRHLTRYNANEEDLNRDHVAKTQPEIQALHTNVLGAFDIDYMIDLHHQGAWSERDGELVSGSILYPTTPNVDPDVLLGSKQLGSVVFNAVDSTGWGHLGKYGGGDAETISRNGLAVEYGISTLLFEMRGMSDHYYEPYVLGQKSNGYLIKQTVTTLDAAVRAISDGSIEQADVSFWDTLAVQQWRDTE
- a CDS encoding M15 family metallopeptidase encodes the protein MHVKWKKLALWLLIAAIVLVLAVWIQRELAFREELRARPLPTALHPEVAEKSDELIRRAAAIGIDAVVTEGFRSAERQNELYAQGRTTEGSIVTQVEGGGSYHNYGLAIDFALLEEDGDISWDLERDANANGEPDWFEVAAIGKDLGFEWGGDWRRFKDYPHLELTYGLSIRELKNGWRPEDVME
- the nfsA gene encoding oxygen-insensitive NADPH nitroreductase; the protein is MVLELMKTHASVRDYEDKQLTREEVAELIEAAQHAASSHFVQAYSVVWVTDEKKRQQLAELSKNPKQMLGAGAVFLICVDYNRLKHAGELNGVDISFDYAENMLVGVTDAGLFAQNLALAAESQGYGICYIGGVRNNIEAISELTELPEGVFPVYGLTVGVPATRNEVKPRLPVEAILHENAYDEDKYEEILPAYDETIQAYYGSRSANQKSDTWTAQMASFLSKPRRPHIREFLAKKGFLFK
- a CDS encoding NAD(P)-dependent oxidoreductase, giving the protein MKIALFGATGRTGSEILRRALADGHDVTVLVRQPVAERARLTVIEGDVRTEADIKKTIAGADAVISALGTDRKTMLTDAMPLIIEAMKEQGIKRIITIGTAGILNSRLTPGVLRYQGGDSKRRSTFAAEEHEKAFRLLEASELDWTVICPTYLPEGEACGKYRTERDFLPEGGKEITTGDTAQFAYRELFNRKFVKSRAGIAY
- a CDS encoding AMP-binding protein; the protein is MTILRQTVGEVLRAQAAKHPDTEAYVYPEHGIRKTYKEFDAETDDLAKAFMGIGIEKGEHVAIWSDNKREWLLSQYATGKMGGVLVTVNTNYQAAELEYLLKQSDATTLVLGEEFKGTNYIDVLNEVVPELASAEKGSIASSKLPHLKRVIVMSENSYPGIYTWSEFAAFADWMTDTQLEERFNSMDPDDVINIQYTSGTTGFPKGVMLTHVNVVNNGRLVGDYMRLTEKDRLCIPVPLFHCFGCVLGTLAAVTHSTTMVLIEQFDPKKVLQMVQDEKCTGLHGVPTMFIAELNHPEYDTFDTSTLRTGIMAGSPCPIEVMKKVIDDMGASEITIAYGLTESSPVITQTSADDPIEKRVATVGKPHPDVEVKIIDPATGEQVKQGTPGELCTRGYLVMKGYYKNEEATRQAIDRDGWLHSGDIAVEDEDGYIAVTGRIKDMVIRGGENIYPREVEEFLYQHPAVQDVQVIGVPDEKYGEELMAWIILKDGQQLTAEELKGYCKGKISHHKIPKYVEFTDAYPMTASGKIQKFKLREQSVELSGKI
- the wrbA gene encoding NAD(P)H:quinone oxidoreductase produces the protein MAEKVKLAVIYYSSTGTNYQFAQWAKEAGEAAGAEVKLVKVPELAPLSAIEANPAWHAHYKATVDVPTATIDDMVEADGLIFSVPTRFGVMASQMKQYFDTAGGAWGQGKLANKVVSAMTSAQNPHGGQEATILSLYTVMHHWGAIIAAPGYTDPALFAAGGNPYGTSASISQDGEIIGADAVKEAVGIQARRTVEVAGWVKKGLNG
- a CDS encoding ZIP family transporter; its protein translation is MEFWLSAVFVIGLMVIHLLAKNMKFLSVEPRSRFLSVAGGISVAYVFLHLLPELGEFQEHLRGTIENEFWQFFEDHIYLVAMLGLALFYGLEQMVKKSKRQNDEADKRKATAEVFWIHISSFALYNGLIGYLLIREEFADGWGKTFFFIAMGVHFITNDRGLRATHKEDYDKFGRWLLTAAVFIGWLIGVFTEVSELLISFLVAFLAGSVILNVMKEELPDERASSFSAFFMGLTAYSFLLFLF
- a CDS encoding magnesium transporter CorA family protein gives rise to the protein MKKNIFNNGKWQWVHIDLAAGEDGSSLSGLPDTCVDWLSSLSPDRNNNLGMETTEEGREAIWGSVIYHQNMEEQQDKTIFHYCLTQDLLVSNLVDFSLLYRLTEQQVTKKLQHAETAIEGFMVLLGETVTSFLQDIDAFEDRMHQLLWQLKEKNDESVLDRIIQNRHEIIVWKNLMIPIMEARDALQEAFGDSVADGIHYKRTYRRIDRCFEIINQYDDEIQQMTDLENVLSSYRGNEIFKTLTIITMLFTPLAAWGALWGMNFEIMPELKWQYGYLLAIAVIVLTTVSLYAYMRKKNWTGSTLRNPKGKKF
- a CDS encoding mandelate racemase/muconate lactonizing enzyme family protein — protein: MRITRAVLYAVKYPLREPFIISYATYPDMPAVVLQLETDSGLTGYGEAVPDEHVTGEYYSAAFTVLREVLLPGLMGMSPFAIEMIHHKMDSLLGGNPAAKAAIDIACYDLMGKATGQPVYNLIGGKAKEELTYPKVLSIEAPAVMAKKAQQAQEAGYASLKLKVGQGKPQEDVERILAVRQAIGPDFPIRVDVNQGWKTTGVAAAAIRQLEAANIAWVEQPIRQGDIRGLAEIRTKTSVPIMADETLQTMHDLLEIIGQRAADSVNIKLMKCGGIFPAMAMSKTAEAAGITCQIGSMVESSIGSAAGYHVAISRKNIESTELTGPLLFTEEIGNLRYGLPFVHLSDRPGLGVEVNEKQLKKLTVSTAVCGGAEG